The Deinococcus wulumuqiensis R12 genome has a window encoding:
- the acs gene encoding acetate--CoA ligase produces the protein MSPASDHIDAMLHETRVIPPSAEFQSAARVSREAYERRYRQSLDQPDEFWSEVARDLHWMKEWDRVLDWQEPHAQWFVGGQTNIAYNALDRNVQRGLGDKRAIIWEGEDGRVRTYTYAELLREVCKAANALEELGVVAGDRVTLYMPLIPEAAIAMLACARIGAVHSVVFGGFSVSALADRINNAQSKLLITADAGYRRGKPVTLKINADEAAKLAPCLEHILVVKHTGIEVEWWTEGRDLWWHDVVDRQSDRHEAAALDSEHPLFILYTSGSTGTPKGVQHTTGGYMVSTYLTTQTVFDLRDDDIYWCTADIGWITGHSYSVYGPLLNGATVVMYEGAPNQPDWGRFWDIVQKHRITILYTAPTAIRSFMQHGEEIPGRYDLSSLRLLGSVGEPINPEAWMWYYRVIGGERCPVVDTWWQTETGSIMLTTLPGAFPSKPGSAGLPMFGIEPALMTREGEELGADDGGLLVIKRPWPSMLRTVYGDDERYRKSYWGEIQGVYFAGDGARRDADGYYTIVGRVDDVLNVSGHRLGTMEIESALVAHPDVSEAAVVGKPDPVKGEAVVAYVLLQDGHTADPAALRAHVTREIGALARPDAIYIADALPKTRSGKIMRRFLRQLAAGQTIQGDTSTLEDPAVLDRLAVTQPL, from the coding sequence ATGTCCCCTGCCAGCGACCACATCGACGCCATGCTGCACGAAACGCGTGTCATTCCTCCCAGCGCCGAATTTCAGTCGGCGGCGCGGGTCAGCCGCGAGGCGTACGAGCGCCGCTACCGCCAGAGCCTCGACCAGCCCGACGAATTCTGGTCCGAGGTGGCCCGCGACCTGCACTGGATGAAGGAGTGGGACCGGGTGCTCGACTGGCAGGAGCCGCACGCGCAGTGGTTCGTGGGCGGGCAGACGAACATCGCCTACAACGCGCTCGACCGCAACGTGCAGCGTGGGCTGGGCGACAAGCGGGCCATCATCTGGGAAGGCGAGGATGGCCGGGTGCGCACCTACACCTACGCCGAGCTGCTGCGCGAGGTGTGCAAGGCAGCCAACGCGCTGGAAGAACTCGGCGTGGTGGCCGGGGACCGCGTGACGCTCTACATGCCGCTCATCCCCGAGGCGGCCATCGCCATGCTCGCCTGTGCCCGCATCGGCGCGGTGCATTCCGTCGTGTTCGGCGGCTTCTCGGTGTCGGCCCTGGCCGACCGCATCAACAACGCGCAGAGCAAACTGCTGATTACCGCCGACGCCGGGTATCGCCGGGGCAAGCCCGTCACCCTCAAGATCAACGCCGACGAAGCGGCCAAGCTCGCGCCCTGCCTGGAGCACATTCTGGTCGTCAAGCACACCGGCATCGAGGTGGAGTGGTGGACCGAGGGCCGCGACCTGTGGTGGCACGACGTGGTGGACCGCCAGAGCGACCGGCACGAAGCCGCAGCCCTCGACAGCGAGCACCCGCTGTTCATCCTCTACACCTCCGGCAGCACCGGCACCCCCAAGGGCGTGCAGCACACGACCGGCGGGTACATGGTCAGCACCTACCTCACCACCCAGACGGTGTTCGACCTGCGCGACGACGACATTTACTGGTGTACTGCCGACATCGGCTGGATCACCGGCCACAGCTACAGCGTGTATGGTCCGCTGCTCAACGGCGCGACGGTGGTGATGTACGAGGGTGCCCCCAACCAGCCCGACTGGGGCCGCTTCTGGGACATCGTGCAAAAGCACCGGATCACGATTCTGTACACTGCGCCCACGGCCATCCGCTCATTCATGCAGCACGGCGAAGAGATTCCGGGCCGCTACGACCTCTCCAGCCTGCGCCTGCTGGGGTCGGTGGGCGAACCGATCAACCCCGAGGCGTGGATGTGGTACTACCGCGTCATCGGCGGCGAGCGCTGCCCGGTCGTGGACACCTGGTGGCAGACCGAAACCGGCTCCATCATGCTCACCACGTTGCCGGGCGCTTTTCCCAGCAAACCGGGCAGCGCGGGCCTGCCCATGTTCGGCATCGAACCGGCCCTGATGACCCGTGAAGGCGAGGAACTCGGCGCCGACGACGGGGGCCTGCTCGTCATCAAACGGCCCTGGCCTTCCATGCTCCGCACGGTGTACGGTGACGACGAGCGCTACCGCAAGAGCTACTGGGGCGAGATTCAGGGGGTGTACTTCGCGGGCGACGGCGCCCGGCGTGACGCGGACGGCTACTACACCATCGTCGGGCGCGTGGACGACGTGCTAAACGTCTCGGGGCACCGCCTGGGCACCATGGAAATCGAATCGGCTCTGGTGGCCCACCCTGACGTCTCGGAAGCTGCCGTGGTCGGTAAACCTGATCCGGTCAAGGGGGAAGCGGTGGTGGCCTACGTGCTTCTTCAGGACGGGCACACCGCCGACCCCGCCGCCCTGCGTGCTCATGTGACCCGCGAGATCGGCGCTCTGGCGCGCCCGGACGCCATTTATATAGCCGACGCCTTGCCCAAGACCCGCAGCGGCAAGATCATGCGCCGGTTCTTGCGTCAGCTTGCCGCCGGACAGACCATTCAGGGGGATACCAGTACACTTGAAGACCCCGCCGTGCTTGACCGTCTTGCCGTAACACAACCTCTGTAA
- a CDS encoding AAA family ATPase has translation MSPTLFLLVGLPGAGKTTLARQLERQHAALRLTPDDWMKPLFGAGDLDGKRAVLEHDLLWSVAARVLGLGVSVVLDYGLWSPGEREMYLSRAHALGARAELHVLDLPVEQLWQRLEARNVLAPQTPQTFVVSREELLEWNGWFQRPLPDELARFDHAEVRHTAEELTV, from the coding sequence ATGTCGCCCACCCTGTTTCTGCTCGTCGGTCTGCCGGGCGCCGGAAAAACGACCCTCGCCCGCCAGCTCGAACGGCAGCACGCCGCTTTGCGCCTGACCCCCGACGACTGGATGAAACCGCTGTTCGGCGCGGGCGACCTGGACGGCAAACGCGCCGTACTCGAACACGACCTGCTCTGGAGCGTGGCCGCGCGGGTGCTGGGCCTCGGCGTGAGCGTGGTTCTCGATTACGGCCTGTGGTCACCGGGCGAGCGTGAGATGTACCTGTCCCGCGCCCATGCCCTCGGTGCCCGCGCCGAGCTGCATGTGCTCGACCTGCCGGTGGAGCAGCTCTGGCAGCGGCTGGAGGCCCGCAACGTCCTCGCACCGCAGACCCCGCAGACCTTCGTGGTGTCACGCGAGGAACTCCTCGAATGGAACGGCTGGTTTCAGCGCCCTTTACCGGACGAACTCGCCCGTTTCGACCATGCCGAGGTGCGGCACACGGCGGAGGAACTGACCGTCTAG
- a CDS encoding aminotransferase class V-fold PLP-dependent enzyme produces MPALRPDIDPDGLLEYSVVYTDRSLNHMSAAFQGVMRDLSADLKAVYHAHAVAIIPGSGTSAMEAVVDQLAQGQKCLVIRNGWFSYRWSQIVEMSRLPESVTVLKAQPQKAQPQKTQPQGEAKTPPFAPFPIEEATATIRRERPALVFAPHVETSAGIILPEAYIQALAEATHEVGGLLVIDCIASGAVWLDMEALGIDVLISAPQKGWSSTPCAGLVMLSEAAAARVEATDSVSFTLDLKKWRSIMKSYEDGGFAYHATMPTDGLRQFRDTMHEMKAFGLERAREAQWALGERVREQLAQAGFPSVAAPGFEAPGVVVSYTDHADLQSGKAFREAGLQIAAGVPLQVDEGADFRTFRVGLFGLDKLQDVDGAAGRFGQALEQVCAALR; encoded by the coding sequence ATGCCAGCCCTGCGCCCCGATATCGACCCTGACGGCCTGCTCGAATACTCGGTGGTCTACACCGACCGGTCGCTCAACCACATGTCCGCAGCGTTTCAGGGCGTTATGCGCGACCTGTCCGCCGACCTGAAGGCGGTTTACCACGCCCATGCCGTCGCCATCATCCCGGGGTCGGGCACCTCGGCGATGGAAGCGGTGGTGGACCAGCTGGCCCAGGGGCAAAAGTGCCTGGTCATCCGCAACGGCTGGTTCAGCTACCGCTGGTCGCAAATCGTGGAGATGAGCCGCCTGCCCGAGTCGGTCACGGTCCTGAAAGCCCAGCCCCAGAAAGCCCAGCCTCAGAAAACTCAGCCCCAGGGGGAAGCCAAGACGCCGCCGTTCGCGCCCTTTCCCATCGAGGAAGCGACCGCGACCATCCGCCGCGAGCGCCCCGCGCTGGTGTTCGCGCCGCATGTGGAGACGTCGGCGGGCATCATCCTGCCCGAAGCCTACATCCAGGCGCTGGCCGAGGCCACCCACGAAGTCGGCGGGCTACTGGTCATCGACTGCATCGCTTCGGGCGCGGTGTGGCTCGACATGGAGGCGCTCGGCATCGACGTGCTGATTTCGGCCCCCCAGAAGGGCTGGAGCAGCACCCCCTGCGCTGGCCTGGTCATGCTCAGCGAGGCCGCCGCCGCCCGCGTGGAGGCCACCGACTCGGTGAGTTTTACCCTCGACCTGAAAAAGTGGCGCAGCATCATGAAAAGTTACGAGGACGGCGGTTTCGCCTACCACGCCACCATGCCCACCGATGGCCTGCGGCAGTTCCGCGACACCATGCATGAGATGAAGGCGTTCGGCCTGGAGCGGGCCAGGGAAGCGCAGTGGGCGCTCGGCGAGCGGGTGCGCGAGCAACTCGCCCAGGCGGGCTTTCCCAGCGTCGCGGCCCCCGGCTTCGAGGCGCCCGGTGTGGTGGTCAGCTATACCGACCACGCCGACCTCCAGAGCGGCAAGGCTTTCCGTGAGGCGGGGCTGCAAATTGCGGCTGGCGTGCCCCTGCAGGTGGACGAGGGGGCCGACTTCCGGACCTTCCGCGTCGGGCTGTTCGGCCTCGACAAGTTGCAGGACGTGGACGGCGCCGCCGGGCGTTTCGGACAGGCGCTGGAGCAGGTCTGCGCCGCGCTGCGCTGA
- a CDS encoding FKBP-type peptidyl-prolyl cis-trans isomerase, with the protein MNIAQDKVVELDYQLTVRGEVLDHSDPGEPLTYLHGHGLIIPGLERALEGKQVGDDFEVIVPPEDGYGERNDEAVEELERADFDDDVEEGETYYMQAADGTPYPFTVLSVEGDKVRADFNPPLAGETLHFKVKVLAVRDATAQELEQGYADVEGEDEQ; encoded by the coding sequence ATGAATATTGCTCAGGACAAGGTTGTGGAACTCGATTATCAGCTCACCGTGCGCGGCGAGGTCCTCGACCACAGCGACCCCGGCGAGCCGCTGACCTACCTGCACGGCCACGGCCTGATTATTCCGGGTCTGGAACGCGCCCTGGAGGGCAAACAGGTGGGTGACGACTTCGAGGTCATCGTGCCTCCTGAGGACGGTTACGGCGAGCGCAACGACGAAGCCGTCGAGGAACTGGAGCGCGCCGACTTCGACGACGACGTGGAAGAGGGCGAAACCTACTACATGCAGGCCGCCGACGGCACGCCCTACCCCTTCACGGTGCTCTCCGTCGAGGGCGACAAGGTCCGCGCCGACTTCAACCCGCCGCTGGCCGGCGAAACGCTGCACTTCAAGGTCAAGGTGCTGGCCGTGCGCGACGCCACCGCGCAGGAACTCGAACAGGGCTACGCCGACGTGGAAGGCGAAGACGAGCAGTAA